In Oncorhynchus nerka isolate Pitt River linkage group LG21, Oner_Uvic_2.0, whole genome shotgun sequence, the genomic window ttcctgtaggttttcactccaaccctgttcctggagagctaccatcctgtaggttttcactccaacactAATCTaacgcacctgattctaataattagctggttgatgaactgaatcaggttagttgcTACTGGAGTTGGATTGAAAAccaacaggagggtagctctctaggaacagggttgcagTGCCCTGATTTAGgggatagggtgctatttgggatgcattcaTTAGTTACTTAAGTTGACAGTTACCTAGTTTGATGTCAGGACAAGGCTTGCTACATTTGTAGGTGTCCAGGACAAGGAGACGCACTTTGAGAAAGAAGCTGTCTGGAGTGACGTAGAGGCGGCTCATCTTGTAGAAGCCATCGCTGCTCACCATCAGTGTGAGGAGTCTAATCCCCTTACGCACCACGTCTATGTCGTGAACGACCCCATTGACGGCTGAAATGGAAAGGCAAACGGTCAAATGAAAGTAAAGGTCATTGTTTGGAACTCTAAAGTGGAGAGTAGCACAGAGCACTCATAGGGACAGATCTAGGCTCaacaaaactgacccaagatcagcgttTTGAGGCAACTTCACCCTGCACCATGGTGAGAAGACTCTACATGACCAAAGTCTAAACTACAGCGTGATTGGCAGGTTTCAAATAGACAACACCAGACATTGTGTCATACCCTTATTTTGTCCCCTTTTCCCATCCCTTCACTTCACTTGGTCTTTATGGAGAGATCACTGGAAGATGGTGGCCAGGCCACCCATCTCACTTTCATACAATAGTCTAACctcgttcacacacacacttaccaaaTTCACTGTAGCAGtagtgctctctctcctccttctccttcctgcACTCACTCATGCAGACGGCCTCGTGAGGGAAGTCAGACTCtgcgagagagggagacaaagaaaggaagagagagacggagatgagaaggagagagtgtGACCGACCGTGCCTGCTTGTGTGGAGCCAGACTTCATTCCAGTGTCATTAGAAGGACCAGAGTTGTCATTACAGAACCCAGGCGTCGCATTCCGCAGGAGGGGGATCCACATTCCCCGTCCTCGCCCCTTAATTACTACATAATAAATGATCTCACTTAGGCATATTTAGCATTGATATCAAAACCTCTCACTCCCCAAGACTTCACACAAAGGGACACATTCATTCCGGATGTAGGCAGCAATTTTTGGCTGGAGAGGTAATTAGCTAACTATCCCGAAATCGCAGAAGTCTCGCACTGTCACAGCTCACTTTGTACCATACATAGTGTGGGGGTGTAGTGTCATTTTCGGTACCTCGTTTCAGAATGTCGAAATGGTAGAGCAGGCTGGAGGAGCGACGGTTGAGGAGCACAGATGAGCGGCTGTTATTCCGGGTGGCGCCGCCGGACTGGTACAGACTGGACTTCCCCCCAGGGCGGTTCTCCTCCGGGTCCAGCTTTCTGGTTGAGGGGTCCCTGCGAGGGGAGGGGGCCGAGTGAGGTTGGCCCCTGGGTCTGGAGTTGGGGTGACTGTCCGGGTCACTCTGTGGGGGGTTGTTGAAGTTGGTGTGGGGGTCCCGGTGAGGGTCCACGCTAACTTTCTGTGTGCGGTTGGTGGCAGCGGTCAGTGGCATTTTGGGAAGCACTAGACTCACCTCGCCGCGGTTCTTCTCGCTGTTGTGCTCAATCAGGCGGTCATTTTTAGGGCCCTTCTTGCTCTTGTTGTGGAGGCCGGGGCGAGGGTCACTGTGCTTGGGCCAGACCCCCGAGGGAAGGGGGTGGAGGGCGTACTTGGAGTCCCCGACTTTGCTGCCCTTTTCCAGGAGCTcgttgatggggagagaggggtcttTGACCCCTAGCCTCGTGCTCTGGTTCTGGCCAGGTAAAACACTCTGGCCCTTCTCAGGGGGGGTGCTGATCACGGAGAACAGCTCTGGATAAAGCAAGCGAGGACAATCCAGTTACACCCAGCAGTATATTGTAACTTTATAATATCAATGGCCCCTTTTTCATACCTCCATCATAAGGTTATGAGTACAGTTGACTGCTTTTTAATATAAACAGTAGTTTGAGACTATCAATATTCTTTTTAACTGTCAGAGCtgggtaaaaaaaatgtttttaaaagcaATCCAGTTCTCTGCCCCTTCCACTTGGAATGAACTACCAAAGGGCATGATATGACAGGTGCTAGTGTCCTTGAATGTGTTTAAAGCTAGGGTAAAACCTTTTGGTGGACAATGAAGTGGAGGGCTGTCAATGTTCTGACCCCAGGATGCACCACACCTCCCCAAAGTATCTTGCCTGCTCAATCTTTAAAATGTATGCTTTTAAAACTGTAACGCTCGGCGTTTTATTATGTTGTAAATGTGTCCCGAAACTTTGCGATGATATTTGGCCAGGTCTCTTGTAAAAGAGATATTTCATCTCAATAAGACTAACCTGGTCACTTCAAATAAATTGAGTGCGTGCACTGAACTAAAGCATGCTAAATGCACTGCACATATTCAATtgtgatttttgttgttttgtttgaaCTATTCACCATCTAATCTACTGATATTACATAGTTATTTCTAAAGACATTTTCATCCAGACGTTATCAGTACACCAACACAAGCCAAACACTTCAAAGTAAAGTAAAACATTAACAGGTTAATCGTAGTAGCCTCAATGATCAAAATCGACATtattgggtggcaggtagcctagctgttaagCACGTTGGTCCGGTAATTGAAAGATCACTGATTCGAATCCTCGAGCCGACTATGTGAAAAATGTgtctatgtgcccttgagcaaggcacttaaccctacttgctcctgtaagtcactctggataagaccgTCTGCTAAACTACGTACATTTCTAGTGGCAGTATGTTTTGTAATACGAACTAGATCTAACTTCCTGACAATGATAGTTGTAAAAAAAATTGTCAGATTATGACAATGTAACTCTTTTTGTTAACTCCAGCTTTATGATATGCACATTTCAGATGATTATATTTTTGTAAAGTGACCTATACAAAGATTGAATTAGATATGTCCGAGATGTATAGGCTAATTTGTGAAAGACAATTTATTTTTACATCTATCATAAAATGTACttccatacatatacatacataaagtcctgccatccaggaactatATCAGGCAGTGTCAAAGGTCAGAAAAAATGCCAAGGACTCCAGACACTCAAGCCATAGAGAGCTCTCAAACCAACAGGCTGAGAGACAGCTTCTGCCCCAaagccataaaactgctaaatagccagactgctaaatagtcaatTATTGGATCCCAAACTCTCTGCACTGACTCTACCTTGCACTGACTGACCCGACGCACACTTGCTagatgttatatatacacacacacacacactacactgtcacACCCACACAAAACCCTAACAAACGCACACACGCataccaacaaacacacacttttacactcataATTTTCTGCTGCTAatcttttctttattttactcatattattatctatccggatgcctagtcactttaccttgaCTTCATGTGCGTACTGCATCTTCCTCAAATACCTCGTACCTCTCTCTGCACATTGAACTGGTAGgctactggtactcactgtatgtatatagctcccttcttgtgtattttatttgaatcctcgTGTGTTACTTACTAttttttattgttatttttacACTCTGCATCACTGGGAAAGTTTCGTAAGCAAGCATTTAGTCATGTCTATTACATCAGCTGTATCCAGCGCAAGtgataaataaatcaaatgtcgATTTGATAAGCCAATACATCTATTTCTTTATTGCACATCTGAGAAAATGTTTCGATTGCTTTAAAAATCACCATGTCATCACATTTACAATagatacaaaaaaacaaaaaaaaagtttaaGTGTATTGGTTTTAAAAGCAATTGCTATTTCCTAATGGATCTTCTGATCTACAATAACACTGTCACCATTCTTCTccttaaaatgtcaaatgtaaatgtgattaGACACAGTTGGAAAGCAGCAAGAATTGTTACTCGACTTACCATTGTCCTCCGCTTCAGAAAATGTCAACGCAAGTACCAGCAGGAGTAGAATAATCACTGTCATCCTGAAAAGTACTTTTGGATCAATTTCGAAGTCTGCTGGAGTGTCTCTGAATTCCTGAGGTTTATATGCCTGGAATGGAAGGCGTGTCACTCCGACGCAGAGGTAAACAACGTGACATCAGAGACACTTCATTCATGAAGCCATAGAGGTCCTATTAAATTCCGAATTATATCCATGCAACACCCTTCGGTCTTTAGTAGGCTACTGTGTGTGGGGCCTTTGGAAAAAACGTAGCCCAGACTTTAGCCTTTAATTCCACTAATTATTGATGGTAATGATTATTAGTGATTACGGATTGTCACAGGCTGTCGCATTTGAACAGTATTTTTTTTAAGTAACATGGTTTTAAAGTtcacagttagccattgttatgtAAATTGCTTCTGAAAAGTACTGGCTTGGCTTTGATCCTGAATACAGATTATCCATGATATTGACCAGATACTCTAGTGCCCGCTCAAACAGTGAAAATAAATGTCTTCAAAAAATGGGAGGCAGTCGGGAGgaggcaagatcaggtgggacAGATTCTTGTGTGAACGTTTCCACTAGTTACttcagccacaaagtcagaacaTGTTTAGAATAAATattaatgaaaacaaaaatgctgtttttggtcttaatttaaggttaaggttagtcatAAGGTTAGCAATGTGGTAatggttaggtttaaaataacattttaaaaatagaCATTTTAGAAATAAGCGTGGTTTTTTTACTTTGTGGCTGtagtaactagtgacaaccaggCACAATTCCGATATAATgtgtttttctcaaagttgccaggatgtcacgtgtcctacttatgtcagtacactcgtaacaacGTAATCATTACGAAACGTATATTCGATCAAATAATCCACACGTAGCAAATAAGGCATTACATTTTTTGTTAACTAAATTCGACACGctcattgacctccatataaAAACTTTTAAATGCCACCTgctggagaagacagattttggACCCAATTCATTCAATTCAATTCCAAAGGCTttgttggcatgggaaacatatgttaacattgccaaagcattgCCTTtggcttcgcctcttcctctctgccggAAATGAGAGCAGGTCCGCTAGATCAATCGCCCAGTCAGACACCGGTGCCGGTGTTGTGCCGAAAATCTCCCCCTCTGCCAGaacgcacacacactcaattCTTCATTGCTGCGGCTTGCCTGCGAGTTGAGATTTCTGCTCTTCACTCCGTTGTCAGTTTAGCCTACATTTCACTGATCTTAGTAGCAgaaagcatttttttttaaacgtgtcCTTTATGGCAGCTGTCAATGATCGCGTTAGGCTGCGTTTCATTAAAACATTTTTAGGGCGGTTTGATCTCGGGGAGGCACTTATAATGTCTGCAGTTttcggtttggctatttgtttcatgtgtattagtctataaataaatATCTTTGCCTAATACACTGGCAGGGTGGAGATTTCGACACAACACCGTACTGCATAGATACCGGTAAAAGTCATACGCATAGAACCACTGCCCCCTTTTGGACACAATGTCACAAACTTTGAGGCGACGCTTGGGGTATTGCAGATTTCAAACATTAAAGTTGTGATTAAAACTTATTGCTACGTATTTGATTGATTTGTATGGTACATTTTCGTGGGTCAAGGCTCCATAGTTTAATGCAGTAACATTTGGAGTCGGAGTGTATTCCCCGGTTTTATCTTCCATGTAGCTATTAACAATCATTTGCTATCATTTACTTCTTTCTGTGTCATTTCACGTAAAACGGAAGCTAAATACGacccagatgggactcgaacccacaatccccaGCTCCGGAGGCTgatgccttatccattaggccactgggtcATCACGTTCCCAGTTATCGCAGGCGAAGTTTATAAAATTAGAAACATGATGATAAAGGTGTGTAAAGTTCTATAGAATTGTGTATATTTGGTTTCATGATCAACATATTTACTGCCAATTTTAGCTCAACTACTGTGCTCTGCGACTTGTCGCAGGCAAATATCGTCAAATTTCGTGAAAAGCTGTGGTATCGTCTCGCGATAAAAGCGCATCACCACTAGCGACTCATTTCCGACTTTTTCAAATAAGGGCCAATGAAGAGGTGCTTTGACTCGAATGGGCCAATCACAGATCGAGAATGCCGGAAATTTAAAGGTGGCCTCACGTTAGACGTCATTGCCAGTAAGAACAAGAACAGGGTGAGTCTGGTCTTCATGCGTTTGTTAGTTATTGTTTATTTTAATGGTTATAATATAGCAGTTACTGGGTGCATTCGATATAAATGATATTCGTTGATATATTGTACAATTATTACTTGTTTTCTGGTGTACTGGTTATGATTAAATGGTCAGTTTGTGCGATTTCAACCGGCCACATGGTGATCTACGTTAGATTATAGTTTGCCGGGCAGCAGGAAAGCGACACTGTCTTGCTAGCTAGGAAaaacgtttattttttattttttttaagcaCGCACATAGTTAACATTTGAACTTTTCCCCATCACGTTAGTAATCAATACTACAGCGAAGTCATCGCCTTGTTCAATAAGCAACGAAAACAATGTCGACAACTGCGAACGACGCCGATCGTATCACCCAATTCAAAAACAAGGGCAAAGATACCAACGTAAGTTGATACCGCCTTTGTTGCCTAATCTTGATTGACACATAGTTTACAGTATTTCAACTTGACATTATTTATGTGCAGGAATTGAGGCGCAGAAGAGTCGAGGTCAACGTTGAACTTCGAAAGGCAAAGAAAGATGACCAACTTCTCAAAAGAAGGAACGTCAGTATCTGCCCAGATGAGCCTACGTCTCCACTCCAAGAGAAGGACCAAAATGCACAGGTATTATTTTGCATCCATACTGTAACTACCCTTATTTGAAACTCAAACAGGCAACGGCAAGCTTTGGATTATGACTGTGTACAGGCCATCAACAATGGGTGAGTTAGGCCAAATATGGACATTTTCTCAATAGATTGATTTGGCGCCTTGTTGTCCTGTACTCTGAGGCCTGTTAGTTAGCGCTTATATTCGTCACTTTTTTCCATTGACATgcatgtgtaaccgatgtgaaatggctagctagtttgcggggtgcgcgctaatagcgtttcaatcggcgaCGTTTCagccttgctctgcaagggccgcgttttttgtggcgcgatgggtaacgattcTTCGAGGGCgactgtgtgcagagggtccctggttcgagcccaggtagaggtgcgaagctatactgttacacatgcagATGCTCCACAGATGGCATGTCATGTAATTCATCTGTAATCCTGTCATGTTTCCATAGCCTGCACAGCACTGGACGGTTGAGGAGATTGTGGCCGGCGTAAATAGCCAAAGCCTTGATCATCAGGTGCAGGCTACCCAGGCAGCCAGGTAAGTCAGTGAGCGTATCATTGGAAACTGGTTTTGAGTAATCACTGTTTCTGTTCTATTGCCTTGTCTGTCCctaactgttacttttgacctGGCCGTTCACCACAGGAAGCTGCTGTCCAGAGAGAGGCACCCTCCCATTGATCGCATCATCGGCGCCGGGCTCATCTCAAACTTTGTCAGCTTTTTGGGCCTTGCAGAGTGTCCTCCCATACAGTTCGAGGCAGCCTGGGCCCTGACCAACATCGCCTCTGGAAACTCTGACCAAACCACCGCAGTGGTGGCCGGAGGAGCCATCCCCGCCTTCGTCAGCCTGGTGATGTCCCCGCACCCC contains:
- the LOC115103570 gene encoding UPF0450 protein C17orf58 homolog; protein product: MTVIILLLLVLALTFSEAEDNELFSVISTPPEKGQSVLPGQNQSTRLGVKDPSLPINELLEKGSKVGDSKYALHPLPSGVWPKHSDPRPGLHNKSKKGPKNDRLIEHNSEKNRGEVSLVLPKMPLTAATNRTQKVSVDPHRDPHTNFNNPPQSDPDSHPNSRPRGQPHSAPSPRRDPSTRKLDPEENRPGGKSSLYQSGGATRNNSRSSVLLNRRSSSLLYHFDILKRESDFPHEAVCMSECRKEKEEREHYCYSEFAVNGVVHDIDVVRKGIRLLTLMVSSDGFYKMSRLYVTPDSFFLKVRLLVLDTYKCSKPCPDIKLGSRYIIMGQIYHRRRHLPNDLLALLGGKLKPGDGLLRSNNYVKRFNKKRHQKALEATRSKCR